The nucleotide sequence tgtgaaccggagggagtaccaaacaatgaataaacaacaatctcaacataacttatcccaatataACTTATACCGGCATAACTTATACCGATATAAATCGTATTCCAACCATGCCTTAGCTTATATCCATTAAGACATCATTTAGCCCCTCCCATTTTCGTATAACTTATCTTTAGCATCTAAGTCTTAATTTCTTGATTTTTTAAACTTTATTTCCTAGTTttgagagagtggtagaaatgagagtgcgaaagacggtgtctatttcagacaaccagttcaggtttatgccggggcgatctaccatagaagctatccacctaattaggaggatggtggaacaatacagggataagaagaaggatcttcacatggtgtttattgatctagagaaagcgtacgacatggttcctagggaggtcttatgaaGCTGCTTAGAGGTTAAAGGGGTCCTGGTggcctacattagggtgattaaagacatgtatgatggagctaagactcgggttaggacagtaggaggcgactctaagcattttccggttgttacAGGGTTacaccaagggtctgcgttcagccctttcctatttgccctggtgatggatgcactaacTTATCATATTCAAggagaggtgccatggtgcatgctatttgctgatgacatagttttaattgacgagacacgaggcagcgtcaacgagaggctagaggtttggagacaggccttTGAGTCTAAAGgcttcaggttgagcaggacgaagacggaatacctcgagtgcaaatttggggctgagccgacggaagcgggagtagaaatgaggcttgactctcaagtcattcctaagaggagtagtttcaagtaccttgggtcagttattcagggaTCGGGGAGATCGAcaaggatgtcacacatcgtataggggtggggtggatgaagtgaaggttagcgtcgggagtcctgtgtgacaaaaAAGTGCCAACGTTACTAAAAGGTAATTTTTATAGAGCATTGGTTAGGCCTGCCATATTGTATGGGATTGAGtattggccggttaagaactcacacaaccagaagatgaaagtagcagagatagGATGTTGAGGTgtatgtgcgggcatacaaggatgaataagattaggaatgaagatattcgagagaaggtgggtgtggcccccatggaggacaagatgcgggaagcaaaactcagatggttcgggcacattcagaggaggagcactgatgcaccggtgatgaggtgtgaacgactggctgtggtgggcacgaggagaggtagagggagacctaagaagtattggggagaggtgatcaggcaggacatgacgcgacttaggattactgaggacatggcccttgacagggaattgtggaggtcgaacATTAAGGTTGCAGGCTAGGGGAAGTTGTGAGTATTTCTATAgtgcactagagtgagactagccagttaggagttagtcttaggatgctactggtcagctactgatgcagggctttatctgCTGGATATTCTTATATCTTCCATCTTTTTTGTacttcctatatttcttatattgttgttattttttattttatgttatgttatgttattttatgttattattttattatgagtctattgatagtactaatatatcgtctcttgtcgctttcttgagccgagggtctcctggaaacagcctctttacccctcggggtaggggtaaggtctgcgtacatattaccctccccaaaccccacttgtgggattatactgggatgttgttgttattgttgttgttgtatttcctAGTTTTTCAATTTTAGCTAATTTCgcgtttgaaaaaaaaaaaattgaactgaCACAGGCTTGGCTCGATTGCAACTTGATTATACAGTTAAGAGAGATCTCTGTAACAACTAACCTCTATAACAATGTTTTagaataacaagcaagttttctttgaaaatatcTTTTATGTTATATTATATCTCTATGACAGTCTTTATCTTTTACGGCGACATCCATCATCGTTATTACTATCTTTTATAACATAAGCAAAccggaaaaattatttttaatatttcttGTTTATAACAGACAATAAGATATAAAAGTCAAATATCTGTATAAGTGTATAACAGTCAATAGCTATAAAATGCAACAAAAGGCCCGTACCCATGAGGATGTTATCGAAAGGTTTGACTGTATAAGCTAAGTCGCTCATTAGCGTAGAAATTCAATTGGGCTCGGGTCGGCCCAGTTTCAAGGAATGCATTTTGGACTTGTTTTTCTGACTGACAAGCCCAGATCCACAATAtccgttatttatttatttcacttttaataTAATGGACGCCAAATCAGGAAACCCCcatatttcaaatttcaaattattTGCTGGGACAAGCTGacctctcttctctcttctccATCTCTCGCTGCTGCAGTGCCAACTCTCGCAATTTCTCTTTCTCCGCCCAAATTCACAGTCGTAAGTTTTCCTCTTTCTCCCTTCTCTTCAATCGTTTTCAATTGAGCAGCAGTTTATACGCATTTTTAATTTGTTACGATGTGTTAATGGCCTACTAATATGCATTTTCAATTAAGAAAAGGACAAAAAGTTGTAATGCTATTATTTTTAACGAGCTTTTAGTACTTGGGATGAAATTCGTAAATTTCAAGTCTTTTAAAATATCATTATGATTATCTAAACGGCTAGTTTGAAATTTTGACAATCTCAAATATAAGTAATTGAAATCACCTAAAACACCCCTTTTAATCTAATCCAGTTTGTTCAAGTGAGCACTTAATTAAGATGTAATAAGTTAGAAAATAGATATTTTATATCCTAGCAGCACCTAAGGTGtgacctagtggtcaatgaagtgggaggTGAACCATGAAGTCTCAGTTTTAAATCCCcaacaaaggaaaaatatttggtGATTTTTTCCCATCTGCCTAAGCTTTGGAGTAGAGTTACACTTATGTGTGTTGAAGGTAGAAGGTATCCAGTGGAATAGCCGAAGTGCGCGCAAACTGGCATATACACCACTgccataaaataaaattaaaaaaaagaagatatttGTATCCTAGGACTTAAGAATTCTACAGATTATTAGATTATAGAGTTGATTATAgcttaaaacttgaactgttaATTGTGGGTATGAGAAACAGTGGGTATAagttaaatttgtatcttatgtGCAAAACAGTGGGGGACTAGGACTGCTCATTTTTAAGCATAGATGTTAGAAGGACATTAAAAATTTGTTACTTTCTTGATCGCTTATTTCTCAGAATAATTCTTACTGTTTATGACCAATGTTATGGTTGATAACTGGTGAAACTGCTAGCTCTGATTTATGATTATACAACATTTATTCGAATATAGTCTTGTAAGAATTATTCTTAATTGGCAGTTGAAATATCTCCGAGATGTCAACTCCTCAAAATGATCCGCTTCAGCAAACGGAAACAACGTGTGGGTTGTTGCTGCATGAACTGCAGGTAGTATTATTATGGATATATTGCCTGCTAACATATTCATAATTTATTTACTCTTTACATATTTATTATCTTCTTGATCATTATGGAAGTTCTTGCTCCTTTTTCCATCTTTTTTAAAAAGATTATATGGGATGAAGTTGGGGAGTGTGATACTGAGAGAGACAAAATGCTATTTGAGATTGAACGAGAATGCTTGGAAGTGTATAGAAGAAAAGTAGATCAAGCGAATAGGAGCAGGGCTCAGCTAAGGCAGGCTATTGCTGATTCAGAAGCGGAGCTTGCAGCTATCTGTTCTGCTATAGGGGAGTGCCCCGTGCACATTAAGCAGGTTAGGAATGACATAGCCAATTTATTACCTTTACGGTTTCAATATATGGCTTGTTGTATGAAATGACCACATCACAGTTGCCTTATTTGTAGATACCAAATTAAATTGTATCAAGCTAGTGCAGGTTTGTATTGTTCTTGGAACTGTATTAAGATGAAGCGCAGCCTCCGTGCTCCTCTTATATTCTAGCAAAAAAATTGTAAATGGATACCCTATATATTGATTTAGAGTAAGATTTACATGTTTTTTTTCCCTCCTTTCACAAGATCAGGTATGGAAATTTTATAGTGAATTTCTTGTATTCAGTCTGATCAGAACAAAGGAGGTTTAAAGGCTGAACTTAGAGCCATTGTTCCAGCACTGGAGGAGATGCGGAAGAGGAAATCTGACAGAAAGAATCAATTTATTGAAGTTACGGAGCAGATACAGAAGATTAAGAATGAAATCTTTAGGTTTACTTCTACAAGCATGGTAGTGGATGAAAGTGATTTATCATTACGAAAGCTCGAAGAATTGCATTCAGAACTGCATTCACTTCAAAAAGAAAAGGTTAACAGTTGCTCTACACCACCAAGGCCAATTGTTCTATGTCCCTGCCGTTTGACTTAAACTATTACTCTTTTTTGGCAGAGTGAACGCTTGAAGCAGGTTCTGGATCACCTCGGTACTTTGAACTCATTATGCTCGGTTCTTGGCATGGATTTCAAACATACTGTCAGTGAGGTGGATCCAAGTCTAGGCGAATCAGAAGAAATTAAGAACATTAGTAATGATACCATACAAAATTTAGCAGCTGCAATACATAGACTACAAGAAGTTAAGTTACAAAGGATGCAACAGGTATGCAGATGAGTAAATTATTCTTGTGTTACCTGCCATTTTTGTTTCACTCTGTAGACATTGATGACCTTCTGGTTTTTGCAGCTACAAGATCTTACTACATCCATGTTGGAACTATGGAATTTGATGGATACACCCATTGAAGAGCAAAAGATATTTCAGAATGTCACTTGTAAGATAGCTGCCAAAGAACATGAGATAACAGAGCCTGACATGTTGTCTGTGGAATTCATTGCTCATGTAAGTTATAGAATCTTTGAGATTACTGTAACTGTTAGTTTCCATTGTTGCTGGTGCTTCTTCTGCTTGACTTCGAAATTGTACTTCGGGCATGATAATAATGTCCCTTTAACTATCAAGGTTGAGGGAGAAGTGTCCCGTTTGGAAGAACTGAAAGCAAGCAAAATGAAGGAGCTTGTTTTGAAGAAGAGGTCAGAACTAGAGGAGATCTACAGAAAAACACATATCGTTGCTGATTCGGACAGTGCAATGAGTATAGCTATTGAGGCTATTGAATCTGGTATTTAAGTTGTACTCAAGTAGAAAGAAACCCAATTGATTACTATGTCTTTGTTACGAGATTAATTTTTATGCTCTTCTTTGTTCATATCTCTGAAAAGGCGCTGTCAATGCTGCTTCTGTCCTTGAGCAAATTGAGCTCCAAATAGCTCAAGCTAAAGAGGAAGCTTTTAGCAGAAAAGACATTCTAGACAAAGTCGAGAAATGGATTGCTGCTTGTGAGGAGGAGTGTTGGCTTGAGGAGTATAACAGGGTTGGTTTTGATTTCAACTAGCATTGACATGTTTCATGAAGTATGTCTAAAATGCTTATTCATTCTCTTGATTTCTTGTCTAGGATGAAAATCGCTATAATGCTGGACGAGGCACCCACCTTACCCTGAAGCGTGCTGAGAAAGCTCGTGCATTGGTTAATAAGCTTCCAGGTTTTTCTTACATACCTTGTCCTTGTTAATGCTTATTTGTTTCACATAAAGGTTAGATGACAATATCTCAGTGGTGAAAGATGACCTTCTCTTTGTCGAGCAATGTTAATAACCATCAAATCCATTAAAATGGTGTTCAACAGCAATGGTGGAGGCATTGGCGTCAAAAACAAAAGCATGGGAGAATGAGAGAGGAACTTTATTCACATACGATGGTGTATGCATTCCCAAGCTTGCTCTTTATGATATCAAAATATTCAGGTCTAAGGTTTCATACTTGTAACTCTCCCTaaattgtttgtttctttttgttaGATTCGTGTTCTGTCTATGCTTGAAGAGTATACCATCTTGCGGGAAGAAAAGGAGCTGGAACGCAAGAGGCAGAGGGTATGAACTCTCAACTGGCCTTATGTTGACTTTAAATCTATGCTATCATAGAAAGTTAACCTGCATGTGATTCATCTTATCTCAGGACCAGAAGAAGCTTCAGGGACAGTTGATGGCAGAACAAGAGGCTCGTTATGGATCAAAACCCAGCCCTATGAAGAACCAAAGTGCCAAAAAAGGTCCTAAATTGTCATGTGGTGGTACTCCAAGCAATAGAAGGCTTTCGCTTGGAGGAACAATGCAGCAAACTTGTAAAACTGAATTCCCTCATTCCACTAAAGCTACCCCAAACACACGTCAAGCAAAGAAGTCTGAGCTCTTTCATCAGCTCGACCAATTTAATCATTCTAAGGATGATGGATTTGCAGAAAGATCAGCAGGTAACCAAACATTGTTTGTGAATTCTAATTAGCTGTCTTATATCTTATTAAAGAATTCTTGGTGTACTGACCCTTTATCAATTTAATTTGGTTATGCTTCTTTGCTTAGGGGGAAGAGGAGGTTTGGGTATTGATGAACTTCCTTCAAAAAAGCACCCCATCAGTGCATTGAATGGTTCAGAAGTAGAGACAACAATGATGCGGAAGCCTTTCTCACCCATTTCTACCACAGATTCTTCGAAGACCAATGCAACAAATATATTGGGAGATGTGAACAGAAAACAGAATGAGACGGTGATGAAAACCCTGCTAAGTAACCATACTACACCGTTCTCCACTCCTGTAAAGACAATTTCTACTGTTGAAGAAGAGAACAGAACTCCTGCTAGAGCAATGCCAATTCCTGTGCCTTCTACTCCATCAACTGTTTCTGTTCCGATGCAGACAGCAACACCTGATCCAGCTGTTGTTCGACCGTATGATTCGAAGCTAGCTGAAAAGATTCCTGTGGAGGAGGAGATAGAGTATAGCTTTGAGGAGAGGAGGCTTACATTTGTCCTTCAGAGAACACATTTGTAGAAGTGTCATACAAGTTTGATGCCAACTATAGACGAAATTGATTGTTAATTAAAAGCTTTCAGTATATGTAGAGCAATCATTAGTCTGTTGGTATGCTTGAGAAGTCAATTCAATTCTATTGGCTTTTTCTATGTAGATACAAAAATTAACTGAATTTTGATAATACTTGTCCTTGATAAGTAGTGCAAGCAGATGGACTCCAATACTACTATTATTCAACCTCTGTTGGAATTGTAAACCTAACTATGGCTTTTTACCTCTAAGAAAGCTCATGTAGTTACAAATGTTTGTTGCCCTTTCTACGATGGAAGTTTCTCTATAATGGCTGTTCTATATCATGCAAATGTTTTGACTTTGCATTTCGCTTCCagggaaaatgttttattttccttCCACCTACTGTCTATATTTTGTGCACGAAGTCACATTTAATTACAAGATTGAATGCTTTGGCTTTTGCATTATGTTTTCAAGATTTTAATCTTTTTAGTATTGATATAATATCTTTAATTTCATGAAAAGATCTTGATCCGTCAAAAAGAAGCATTTCCCACAGCTTGACTTGAATAAAAGGTCATTCTCCAATACAGGAACGTGAAAATAAACAAACCAATATCATACcagttgttataaaataaagactataaagtaaagacaggTATAGAgaaaaactgatatattattcgaattcaaacttacgtacataatgaactgaaatctcttctatttatagaagaaaggaagttgttgtgtaaacTGCTACTATActagatatggataatcttccactgagagcaatatttatccataacggagtactgaaaggataagcttattatacccgatatggataatcttctaccgggggtaatgtttatccataactgggtactgaaaggataagcttattatacccggtatggataatcttctaccggggataatatttatccataactgggtactgaaaggataagcttattatacccggtatggataatcttctaccgggggtaatgtttatccataactaggtactgaaaggataagcttattatacccggtatggataatcttctaccgggggtaatgtttatccataaccgggtatcgaagtgataagcttcttcaggaagcttatttccaatagagtacttaaatagataaacatatttacggtggagtcccatatggataagcttcttcaggaagcttatttacaacggagtactaaatgaacatccataatataatatatttataacactcccccttggatgttcattaaaagataatgtgcctcattaaaaccttactaggaaaaaccacgtgggaaaaaatcctagtgaaggaaaaagagtacacatatttagtaatacgcattgctggctgcctcattaaaaaccttataaggaaaaccctgtgggaaaaaccttagtaagggaaaaagagtacatcgcgcattttactccccctgaagaaaaccttatttcaaatatttgagtctccgcattccaatcttgtataccatattctcaaaaattgatgttggtaaagacaatctgttggattgtcacttgaactaatttgatgcacatcaatgtcacaattttcctgaagatcatgtatgtagaataattctggtgaaatgttcttcgttctatctccttttataaatcctccctttaatagtgctatgcatgaaacattgtctccgtataatattgtgagtcttttatcacattccaactcACATGTTTCTCGAATAAATCACTGATCTTAATCATGTGCACtccctgcttgccggtttgaaatcgagctttatgggtattggataaataacctgcatctgcattaccaatacgatctgcaccacttttgttagcattagcaagataaataagtgcaccatctacaccgagatagagtatttcaagaccaaggagctcctcatcctcttctagaggctggaacggatccttattcacttcaagtgattgaatatttattggtgtacttaatgggtacactttgtccatgtaaaagtatttttaagaccctcttggagctcttccggagttccaataagatttatgtcaccaacataaacaacaagtgtaacaaattttgatgacattttctttataaaaatacatggacaaataacataatttatgtaactttctttcagcaaatatttactgaggcgattataccacacgcgcacagattgctttaaaccgtacaaagatctttataattttatcgagtacatttctcaagactttgaattatatgcttcgggcattttcaatccttcaaggatcttcatatagatttagccaaataagtcatataggttaagacttgtatctaaatggtatgacatcttcaagtgtctggactgctagtccgatcctcacaatcttttacaatattgtgcactatattgtattaaatatatcgtcgacgatcattttgtgtcagttccaaagcgacataacttgtggagatctcatcactttctttattttcaggtacctgaactttttcgggagtttcatgaaatgttatgtcgtgggctcttctagagcttatttcctcctcattatgatcattttgatcattagctcctactatttttcaaggattgttacctttggaaccgattggtctaccacgcttcatgcgtacaataaactctatccttcagggactttaattttaataggagcatttgcagctgaaatatgatatttaattttggatcagcaaatgcttctggcattcgacttgaattatcttctaagtgagaatcatgataattcgattcatatagcatatttttcaaatgtttattccatcccccaaatgttataaaaactaacatatatcctcaATCATCTTTgagaaacatatctttgtgtattatggtagataaattaatcatataccacgcaacaaaagatagtaaaaatatttggtttctgatcttaaaccaattgtgaagggaggacttatcatatattgttgatctgatgcatacaagtgctgctatatgcaatttagaaaatcttagaccaacacatgaagctttgttctcataagcaatggtttagccattaataggagatattcaatgctaaaccagcttggatataaactagcattatcaagatgaactgtcttgatttaataatctgaaaattatgctcttaatcgagaaaagcaatttcaaatgccaaactgcaggttgacaataattacacatgtaaccatctcatatatgcacctataagtggttcacatgataggtgaacgggcccatattcaccttttatatatttcagaatcaggggtcttagtcccaactttagctggtataatcaattcattatgagaacaagcaacacatgagaattcttgaagaatcttctagttctttagtatatgcttatctgaattctcaaatagcttatttaaaaatggcaaatgaaaacttcaagtttatcatgtcatgtgctatctcttagtaaacttctggtttactatgacataaacttttgctttagtaaacttctagtttactgtgatacatgatatagtacaaattaaagaataaggcaggtaacttctcacatacatattattttaccccctatgattgtggaaacatgaagattatcaatcttccaatcatttgtagtctcaatatgatagtcatttgtattagtaaacttcaggtttactacaacatatgttttgaccataatcatataatatgaatgacatatctgtatataagctcttcgagagccttcatttattagccacaatctaatatttatctggcactactggtgtcatgtattctttaggcaaacatttagctcttcaggagttgttgatacattttgtactatcaaatattgctcagatactgctggtgtcatgagagaaaatcacaatcaaataaacaatgtaaaacaattgtttaagcacacgaaaactcctcttcataatatttttccacttcaggaggcaatttcaattgtgttacttcttcaggagcaaatttaaaatacgaaatattgagtatatattctttcaattatattaactcttctggaggtgaattgtaatgtattcacatcaagatcgcgttcatatttacccgacttattagtattgtcacatttacttcagggaatggattaatattatcaaaagttctcatccttcaggaaatcgaacataattatctgaatgcgcattaatcacatcaaattgtgatgcctcaacctcttttaaaatatttactatttcaggagcaaatcgagacgtgcatttaatatagagaatatttaggtagcttatcttcaattgtaaccataaaacgcctaaattatcacttctggtgatcatatgcatataccacttctggtagttaacaaaatataattacaatgagatatacgaaatataaccacttcttgtggttgtatatttcttgcaaactctgctagagtttaagttgatctaataatgttatccatattcttcaaaatgacat is from Nicotiana tabacum cultivar K326 chromosome 18, ASM71507v2, whole genome shotgun sequence and encodes:
- the LOC107784691 gene encoding 65-kDa microtubule-associated protein 3-like translates to MSTPQNDPLQQTETTCGLLLHELQIIWDEVGECDTERDKMLFEIERECLEVYRRKVDQANRSRAQLRQAIADSEAELAAICSAIGECPVHIKQSDQNKGGLKAELRAIVPALEEMRKRKSDRKNQFIEVTEQIQKIKNEIFRFTSTSMVVDESDLSLRKLEELHSELHSLQKEKSERLKQVLDHLGTLNSLCSVLGMDFKHTVSEVDPSLGESEEIKNISNDTIQNLAAAIHRLQEVKLQRMQQLQDLTTSMLELWNLMDTPIEEQKIFQNVTCKIAAKEHEITEPDMLSVEFIAHVEGEVSRLEELKASKMKELVLKKRSELEEIYRKTHIVADSDSAMSIAIEAIESGAVNAASVLEQIELQIAQAKEEAFSRKDILDKVEKWIAACEEECWLEEYNRDENRYNAGRGTHLTLKRAEKARALVNKLPAMVEALASKTKAWENERGTLFTYDGIRVLSMLEEYTILREEKELERKRQRDQKKLQGQLMAEQEARYGSKPSPMKNQSAKKGPKLSCGGTPSNRRLSLGGTMQQTCKTEFPHSTKATPNTRQAKKSELFHQLDQFNHSKDDGFAERSAGGRGGLGIDELPSKKHPISALNGSEVETTMMRKPFSPISTTDSSKTNATNILGDVNRKQNETVMKTLLSNHTTPFSTPVKTISTVEEENRTPARAMPIPVPSTPSTVSVPMQTATPDPAVVRPYDSKLAEKIPVEEEIEYSFEERRLTFVLQRTHL